The genome window TTTATATTGTTTACGGGCTTGCTGCTCATGTTCTATACGTCTTTCTACTTCTTGTTCTATTTTAGCGTGCGGTAATGTATCGATTAGTTTTTGACAAGCAGTATTTGGCGTAGGTTTTAAACTAGAAGGCATTGCCGGTCTATAATCTGCCGGTTTACTATTCACGCTTACAGCTTTACTTACTGACGGTTGTTTGTTAACTAAAGGATTTTTAAATAACTGAAGAGCATCAGAGGCGATAGTAGTAGAAGTAACATGGCTTTTATTTGTTAAAGCATTTTTAATTGCTTCTATTAACAAGTTTCGCACATAATTCGGGTCATGAAATCTTACCTCTGCTTTTGCCGGATGTACGTTAACATCAACAAGTTGTGGATCGATTTGTAAGAATATAGCACATAGAGGATAACGATCACGAGCTAAATAATCCTGATATGCTACCCTTAAAGCTACTTGTAGCAACTTATCTTTTACCGGTCTATTATTGATAAATAAAAACTGATCTTCACTTGAAGCTCTGTTATATGTCGGGATACTAGTATAGCCACAAATAGAGAAATCAGGTGTTTTGAAATCTATATAAGCGGCGTTTTTTATAAAATCATCACCTATTACATCAACTATTCGTTGTTTTAGGTTAGTTTCTGCATCTTTATTTTGTCCTTTAAATTTTAACAGATTTTTGTCATCGTGCGTTAAGCTAAAAGAAATTTCAGGATGTGCTAGAGCGATTTTCTTAACCACATCTACAGTTGCTGCAAGCTCTGTTTTATCGCTTCTTAGAAATTTTAAACGTGCAGGTGTTGCGAAGAATAAATCTCGTATCTCTATTTTAGTACCTTCATTATGAACAGAAATAGTAACTTGTTTTTCATTGCCACCGATTAACTTAATCTGAAATGCTTTGTCAGCCCCTTGTTTCTTAGAAGTAATTAGCATTTTGCTAATGGCAGCAATAGACGGCAGTGCTTCACCTCTAAAACCGAAAGTATGAATATTTAGGAAATCGCTTTCATCAAGCTTAGAAGTTGTGTGACGTTCAACGGCAATTTCTAATTCCTTATCAGTCATACCGATACCGTCATCGGAAATAATGATTAGATTTTTACCGGCACGTTCTAAGATAATATCTATTTTGGTACTACCGGCATCAACAGCATTTTCAACTAGCTCTTTTACTACCGATGCAGGTCTTTCTATAACCTCACCGGCAGCAATTCGGTTGATAGTACTTTCTGATAGAAATTTTATAGTCATTAGTTCTATGAATGAAATTTAAATTATTTATATTTTAAATTATTTTTATGCGAAAATTAATAGGATTTTTGCCGAAATATAGTAAAACACTTAGAGTTAGATGATATTTATAAGAGATATTTTATTTTTTTAAAGATATAGCGAATACCGCTAATGCTAATCCATTTACGGTATGAGATATGTTTTTAAAAAATTAAAAGATGAAATAGAAATGTCACCTAATTCTAAGTGTTTTACTATAGTAATCCTATTTCAAAAAAATCTTATAATTTGCAGCTAAAAAGAACTAGAATAGATTAATTTAAATTTCATTCATAGAACTTTTTACTAATTTAAATTTCTTACTACAATATGGGCAAATAACTTCCTTTTTTTCTTTATCTATCTCTAAATAAACTTTTGGATGGTCATATGGAGGTTCTTTGCCCTGGCAAGATACAGATGCATCAACGCTATTAACAATTTCCATAGATTTATACATTATTTCTTTAAGTGAAATCTAATATAAGTTACTTTTAAATAAAAAACAAATAATACTTGATTAACTATGTCATCCAGTGATCAAGCCACGGGATAACACACAACAGGAGGTAAAAATGAAAGACAAAGTAGCAGTTATTACCGGTTCTACTAGCGGTATCGGACTTGAAATAGCAAAACATTTTGCAAAGCTAAACGCTAAGCTAGTTATTAACGGTTTTGCAAAAGAAGATGAAGTAGCCAAAATTTTAGCAGAATTGAAAGAGCTTGGTGCAAGTAGCGTATTTTATCAAGGAATAAATTTGGCAGAACCTGAAGAAATATTTTCTATGTTTGAGAGAATAATAAAAGAATTCGGTAAAATAGACATATTAGTAAATAATGCCGGTATTCAGCATGTTGCTCCTATCGATGAATTTCCTGAAGATAAATGGGAGCAAATTTTGCGTATAGATTTAATAGCCTCTTTTTATACTACAAAATATGCAATACCTATTATGAAAAAAAACGGCTTCGGGCGAATTGTTAACATCGCTTCCGCTCACGCATATGTTGCATCACCTTTTAAGTCGGCATATGTAGCAGCAAAGCATGGTATCCTTGGGCTTACCAAAACTGTTGCTTTAGAAGTGGCTGAGAATAATATTACAGTTAATGCTATCTGTCCCGGTTACGTCAATACACCGCTCGTGCAGAATCAAATAGCAGATACTGCTAAAGCTAGACATATCAGTGAAGAATCGGCACTCCGGGATGTAATCCTTAAATCTCAAGCTACGAAAAAATTTGTAGAAGCTGATGAAATAGCAAACTTAGTAATATTCTTATGTGATGAAAAAGCATCATCAATAACAGGTAGTGGACTCTTGATAGATGGCGGCTGGACGGCACAATAGTTTTTAATTCTTAATATTTGTTAGTTATTGAGAAATAACTAACAATAAAAACTTCTTGCAAAAATTTAATTTACTCCTTTACACTTGAAATAAATCAAATTTTATTCAAGGAGGAATTTATGCCAGAAAAAAAACATCTACATTTTCAAACTGAAGAAATTGAATTAAATAGAGTAAAAAATGCCAAATTAATTCATTTTAAAGATGAACTGGGTAGACCCATAGATGAGCAATTAGTTATAGGAGAAGTTGAAGAAGTAAAAGAAAAAGAATTTTCTAGACCCGTAGAAGTTGAGGTAAAGCGTAATTTGGGTAAGTTTAAAAAAGCTCTAGCCTATCTTGGAATTATTAAAAATACCAAAAAAGTTATTAAAGAAGAAAAATATACGGAAAAAGTAGTAAGCAGAGAAGAGAAAATTATAGGCACCTATGAATTAGGCAATTTTACTAATGATAAGAATTCCATAGAGAACTTTTTAAACAACTTAGATTTCCATGAAGAAAAACTTCACGCATATGATCTTAGTGGTACAAAAATTGGGGAGGTAGGTGATTTTGGAAAAGTAGTATTAGATGAAAATATTAAGCTTGATGAAACTATTCTTCAAAAAAATGGAAAAGTATTTGCTATTGAAAAAAATGGTAAATTCTTAGATTTAGAAGGTAAAGCTTTACAAAATCAGTTTATACAAAAAAGTAGTGGAGTTTATCATTTAAGCACTTCTAAAGACATAAAATATTTTGATAAAGATGAAGATATTAAGACTTCGAGAGGTGTTACGAATCTTAACACAAAACCCGTAAAAAGTGCTCTTAAAGGTAGCAGAGAAGCTGCAAAAATAGGAGAAAAACTACGAAAACAACAAGAAGAACAGAAATTTGCAGGAATTAAAAAGCCAAAAGGAGCTAAACTTACAAAAGTAGGAATTCCGGTAGTTCCTACTCGGTAGATAGTACTTGACCATTATAACGTGTATATTATAATAGTTATGACCAAATTAATATGTACGTTATAATAGTCATAATAAATATATGAAAAGGATTTATGAATTAGTAATAAAAAATCACTTGCAAGAAAATAGGCAAATGATTTTTATAGAAGGAGCACGTCAAGTCGGTAAAACTACTTTAGCTAAAAAAGTAATAGATAAAAATTACTACTTAAATTGGGATGAAGAAAAGGCCCGTTTGCTAATTCTAAAAGGAACAACAGCAATAGCAGATTTTATAGGTCTACATATTCCGGAGCAAAATAATCCTATTGTGATTTTTGATGAGCTACATAAATTCTCAAACTGGCAAACTTTTTTAAAAGGATTTTATGATGTTTATGGAGAACAAGCTCACATTATAGTTACCGGCAGCTCAAAGCTTGGAGTATATAAAAAAGGCGGTGATAGTATGATGGGAAGATATTTCCCATATCGTATGCACCCTTTGACACTAGCTGAAGTAATAGAAAATTTTAGTAGTCTAACCAAAGAAATAAATCTACCAAAAAAAATATCCGAAGAACAATTTGAATCCTTATTTAAATTTGGTGGTTTTCCTGATCCTTATCTTAAGAATTCTTCCACATTTTGGCATAGATGGAAGAAAACTAAAAATACTCAGCTTTTTAAAGAAGATATTAGAGAGTTAACACAAATCCAAGAGTTATCTCAAATGGAAGTCTTAGGAAACTTTTTGACTTCCTCTATAGGAGGACAAGCATCTTACAGCTCTCTTGCAAATAAAATTAAAGTATCAATTCCAACCATTACAAGATGGCTTGAATCATTTGAGTCATTTTTTTATAGTTATCGTATTTATCCATGGTCAAATAATATTCCTAGAAGTTTAATAAAAGAGCCCAAAATATATCTATGGGACTGGTCGCTTATAGAAGATATGGGAGCAAAATATGAAAATTTTATCGCAAATCATTTATTAAAATTCTGTCATTTTTGGAGTGATTTAGGATTTGGTGAATATGAATTATATTTTATTAGAGATAAACAAAAGAAAGAAGTAGATTTTTTAGTAACAAAAAATAACAAACCATGGATGTTAGTTGAAGCTAAAACTTCTTCAAATCAAGAATTAAACTCAAATTTAAAATATTTTCAAGAACTTTTAAATTGCCCTTTTGCCTTGCAAGTAGTATTTAATATGGAATATAAAGAGATTGATTGCTTCAGTTATAACTATCCTGTAATTGTTCCTGCTAAGACTTTCTTATCTCAATTAGTTTAAAGATCACTCATAATAAATCATATTTAACACTTTATAAATGATGTAACTTGTCTATAATAACTAATTAGTAATTAAGTTATTTAAAGCTCGATGAATAGGTCTAAGTTCATTTTTTTATCTGCTATTTCAGGTAATGTACTCGAATATTACGATTTTACGGTATATTCAGTTTTTTCGCTGATTATTGGACAAGTTTTTTTCCCAGGTGAATCAGAATTCATTAGAATTCTTCTAAGCCTTGGAGTATTTGCAGTTGGCTTTCTGACAAGACCGATAGGGGGCATATTATTCGGTTATATCGGTGATAGATACGGTAGACGTATCGCTTTAATAATTTCGATGCTAGGTATGACTATTCCGACCTTTATTATGGGTCTCATACCCTCATATGCAAGTATTGGGATTTATGCCCCTATAACTCTAGTTATAATGCGACTTATTCAAGGTTTATGTATTAGCGGTGAAGGAACGGGAGCGGCTATTTTTATCCTTGAACATCGTCAAAATTTAAGACCCGGTTTTACGGCAGGTTTAGTTCATGGTTCAAATATAGCAGGTACGTTAATCGCAACATTTATAGGTATTATAATTGAGCGTTATTTTTCGCATATAGATTTTGCTTGGCGTTTTGCTTTTCTGCTTGGCGGATTTATGGGTCTTGCCGGATTTTACTTGCGATTACGTGTATCGGAAACACCGATTTTTAAAATGCTTGAGAAAAAGAAACAAGTTCTTAAAGCACCTTTTTCCAATGTAATTAGAACTGCTTGGAGATCGATGTTTTTAACTATGTGTATAGGTGCTATTGCTAGCAGTGTTATGTATTTAGTAAAAACTTATATAAATGTTTTCTATTATAATGTAATGCACCTTAGTAATACTATTGCTTTATCATATTTAGCGTATAGTTCATTTATTGCAATGATAGCGATGCCGCTTGCCGGCGGTACTGCCGATATTATCGGAAAATTTAAAATGGCAATGCTTGTTGGTACTGCTATTTTGATATTGATTTTACCGACCATGTTACTTATGTCAGCAGAAGAGATGTGGCAACAAATTATAGCTCTTACAATGCTTGGTATGCTCGCAGGAAGCATAGCAGGTACGGCTTATATATTCGTTATATCCCTGTTTACGGCAGAACAAAGATTTACCGGGGTTGCTTTCAGCTACAATTTTGCAATAGCGATATTCGGCGGAACTTCACCTATTATTTCCCGTTGGCTTGTAGAACATACAGGCTTATTTTATGCTCCAGCTTTTTATATCATGATCATTGCTGCTGTATTTTTAGTGATTATGTATATGATGAGGAAAGTAATTAAATCGTTGCTTAATAATTATGAAAATAGAAAATAAAGAGACAGCTAGTAATTGGTTTACTGATTTACGTGATTTATTGTGCAAAGAATTTGAAAAAATCGAAGAAGAATATGCACAGACAAAAGGTTTAAAACCGGCTAAGTTTGTACGTACAAGCTGGCAACGTAACGGCGGTGGCGGCGGTATTATGTCTCTCATGAAAGGAGAAGTATTTGAAAAAGTCGGGGTTAATATATCTACCGTATTCGGTGAATTTTCTCCCGAATTCCGTAGTGAAATTCCAGGAGCAGAGCTAGACGGGAAATTCTTTGCAACAGGCATTTCATTAGTCGCACATCTTAAATCGCCACTAATTCCCGCTATGCATTTTAATACTCGTTATATAGAAACTTCTAAAAGTTGGTTTGGCGGCGGTGGCGATTTAACACCTTTTTATCCGGAAGAAAACGAAGCTGCAAAGTTTCATGCAGCTTTTAAAGAAGCGTGCGATAAGTATAATTCTAGCTATTATCCTAAATTCAAACAGCAATGTGACGAATATTTTTATCTAAAGCATCGAAAAGAGCCAAGAGGAGTAGGCGGAATATTCTATGATTACTTAAATAGCGGTAATTTTGAACAGGATTTTGCCTTTACACAGGATGTAGGCAGAGCTTTATTGGCTGTATATCCTGAAATCG of Rickettsia tillamookensis contains these proteins:
- the mutL gene encoding DNA mismatch repair endonuclease MutL, whose product is MTIKFLSESTINRIAAGEVIERPASVVKELVENAVDAGSTKIDIILERAGKNLIIISDDGIGMTDKELEIAVERHTTSKLDESDFLNIHTFGFRGEALPSIAAISKMLITSKKQGADKAFQIKLIGGNEKQVTISVHNEGTKIEIRDLFFATPARLKFLRSDKTELAATVDVVKKIALAHPEISFSLTHDDKNLLKFKGQNKDAETNLKQRIVDVIGDDFIKNAAYIDFKTPDFSICGYTSIPTYNRASSEDQFLFINNRPVKDKLLQVALRVAYQDYLARDRYPLCAIFLQIDPQLVDVNVHPAKAEVRFHDPNYVRNLLIEAIKNALTNKSHVTSTTIASDALQLFKNPLVNKQPSVSKAVSVNSKPADYRPAMPSSLKPTPNTACQKLIDTLPHAKIEQEVERRIEHEQQARKQYKLGAAKAQLHTTYIISQTEDSIVITDQHAAHERLGYEKIKDYLKTEELIKQRLLIPEIVELPNERKADCLYENREKLYKLGLTLEKFGEKSIIVTEIPNILGYVNVQKLIQDLADHLSDFGENIALTELIEHVTETYACHYSIRAGRKLSADEMNALLRQMENTPFSGQCNHGRPTYIELKLKDIERLFGR
- a CDS encoding zinc-finger domain-containing protein, which encodes MEIVNSVDASVSCQGKEPPYDHPKVYLEIDKEKKEVICPYCSKKFKLVKSSMNEI
- a CDS encoding 3-hydroxybutyrate dehydrogenase; amino-acid sequence: MKDKVAVITGSTSGIGLEIAKHFAKLNAKLVINGFAKEDEVAKILAELKELGASSVFYQGINLAEPEEIFSMFERIIKEFGKIDILVNNAGIQHVAPIDEFPEDKWEQILRIDLIASFYTTKYAIPIMKKNGFGRIVNIASAHAYVASPFKSAYVAAKHGILGLTKTVALEVAENNITVNAICPGYVNTPLVQNQIADTAKARHISEESALRDVILKSQATKKFVEADEIANLVIFLCDEKASSITGSGLLIDGGWTAQ
- a CDS encoding ATP-binding protein, with the protein product MKRIYELVIKNHLQENRQMIFIEGARQVGKTTLAKKVIDKNYYLNWDEEKARLLILKGTTAIADFIGLHIPEQNNPIVIFDELHKFSNWQTFLKGFYDVYGEQAHIIVTGSSKLGVYKKGGDSMMGRYFPYRMHPLTLAEVIENFSSLTKEINLPKKISEEQFESLFKFGGFPDPYLKNSSTFWHRWKKTKNTQLFKEDIRELTQIQELSQMEVLGNFLTSSIGGQASYSSLANKIKVSIPTITRWLESFESFFYSYRIYPWSNNIPRSLIKEPKIYLWDWSLIEDMGAKYENFIANHLLKFCHFWSDLGFGEYELYFIRDKQKKEVDFLVTKNNKPWMLVEAKTSSNQELNSNLKYFQELLNCPFALQVVFNMEYKEIDCFSYNYPVIVPAKTFLSQLV
- a CDS encoding MFS transporter, with the protein product MNRSKFIFLSAISGNVLEYYDFTVYSVFSLIIGQVFFPGESEFIRILLSLGVFAVGFLTRPIGGILFGYIGDRYGRRIALIISMLGMTIPTFIMGLIPSYASIGIYAPITLVIMRLIQGLCISGEGTGAAIFILEHRQNLRPGFTAGLVHGSNIAGTLIATFIGIIIERYFSHIDFAWRFAFLLGGFMGLAGFYLRLRVSETPIFKMLEKKKQVLKAPFSNVIRTAWRSMFLTMCIGAIASSVMYLVKTYINVFYYNVMHLSNTIALSYLAYSSFIAMIAMPLAGGTADIIGKFKMAMLVGTAILILILPTMLLMSAEEMWQQIIALTMLGMLAGSIAGTAYIFVISLFTAEQRFTGVAFSYNFAIAIFGGTSPIISRWLVEHTGLFYAPAFYIMIIAAVFLVIMYMMRKVIKSLLNNYENRK
- the hemF gene encoding oxygen-dependent coproporphyrinogen oxidase; the encoded protein is MKIENKETASNWFTDLRDLLCKEFEKIEEEYAQTKGLKPAKFVRTSWQRNGGGGGIMSLMKGEVFEKVGVNISTVFGEFSPEFRSEIPGAELDGKFFATGISLVAHLKSPLIPAMHFNTRYIETSKSWFGGGGDLTPFYPEENEAAKFHAAFKEACDKYNSSYYPKFKQQCDEYFYLKHRKEPRGVGGIFYDYLNSGNFEQDFAFTQDVGRALLAVYPEIVRSKLFLPWTAEQREYQLIRRGRYVEFNLLYDRGTKFGLMTDGNVEAILMSLPPEVKWC